The following proteins are encoded in a genomic region of Longimicrobiaceae bacterium:
- a CDS encoding OmpA family protein — translation MTKYARSLTALAAVATLGTTGLTGCASTLNSTERGAVVGTGTGAAIGAVIGKNTGSTARGAIIGAVVGGAAGAIIGRQMDKQAEEIEENVEGARVERIGEGIAVTFESGILFPFDSDRLYPAGQANLRKLADILKRNQGSEVLVVGHTDSTGDDNYNMGLSERRARAAANYLISQGVSPSRIRTAGRGETEPIASNATAAGQAQNRRVEVAIFASEAHREQILRESRQP, via the coding sequence CGAAGTACGCACGCTCATTGACGGCGCTTGCCGCCGTGGCGACTCTCGGCACCACCGGGCTCACCGGATGTGCGTCGACCCTGAACAGCACCGAGCGCGGGGCCGTGGTCGGCACCGGCACGGGTGCGGCGATCGGCGCGGTGATCGGGAAGAACACCGGCTCCACGGCCCGCGGCGCCATCATCGGCGCGGTGGTCGGCGGGGCGGCCGGCGCCATCATCGGGCGCCAGATGGACAAGCAGGCGGAGGAGATCGAGGAGAACGTCGAGGGCGCCCGGGTGGAGCGCATCGGCGAGGGGATCGCGGTGACCTTCGAGTCGGGGATCCTCTTCCCGTTCGACTCCGACCGGCTCTACCCGGCCGGACAGGCGAACCTGCGCAAGCTCGCCGACATCCTGAAGCGCAACCAGGGGAGCGAGGTGCTGGTCGTGGGGCACACCGACTCCACGGGTGACGACAACTACAACATGGGCCTCTCGGAGCGCCGTGCGAGGGCCGCGGCCAACTACCTGATCTCGCAGGGCGTCTCTCCCAGCCGGATCCGCACCGCGGGCCGCGGTGAGACGGAGCCGATCGCCTCGAACGCGACGGCGGCCGGGCAGGCGCAGAACCGCCGCGTGGAGGTGGCGATCTTCGCCAGCGAGGCGCACCGCGAGCAGATCCTGCGCGAGAGCCGCCAGCCGTAA
- a CDS encoding agmatinase family protein, whose amino-acid sequence MEQANASPVQPTMTDPTDDLLHGLRASPDPRDPRAPSLLAPAADEALDARRVVLGLPYDGGIPSRPGARFGPRAIREALASFGIFDGEREPRPALDLGDLALPSMNGAAAHARIEEAARRVFSAGARPVFLGGDHGCTGSLIRGLAAARPEARLALVTIDAHLDVREYDDEASLSSGTPFRRALETEILSGERVAMIGIRPFANSRHYLEWAEAQGIRLTTVDDVEAHGAARAAKEALYTATSGADALYLSVDMDAADAAFAPGVSAAGIGGLTSREMITLVKTIAADPRLVGADVMETSPPHDPDGRTAKLAARLLLELL is encoded by the coding sequence GTGGAGCAAGCGAACGCCAGCCCCGTCCAGCCGACCATGACCGATCCGACCGACGACCTCCTGCACGGCCTGCGCGCCTCCCCGGATCCCCGCGACCCGCGGGCGCCCTCGCTCCTGGCCCCCGCCGCGGACGAGGCGCTGGACGCACGGCGGGTGGTGCTGGGCCTCCCCTACGACGGGGGGATCCCCTCCCGCCCCGGGGCGCGCTTCGGCCCGCGCGCCATCCGCGAGGCGCTCGCCTCCTTCGGCATCTTCGACGGGGAGCGGGAGCCCCGGCCCGCCCTGGACCTGGGGGACCTGGCGCTCCCCTCCATGAACGGGGCGGCGGCGCACGCGCGGATCGAGGAGGCGGCGCGCCGGGTCTTCTCCGCGGGGGCGCGCCCGGTCTTCCTGGGCGGCGACCACGGCTGCACGGGGTCGCTGATCCGCGGGCTGGCCGCCGCGCGCCCGGAGGCTCGGCTGGCGCTGGTGACCATCGACGCGCACCTGGACGTGCGGGAGTACGACGACGAGGCTTCGCTCTCCAGCGGCACCCCGTTCCGCCGCGCCCTGGAGACGGAGATCCTTTCCGGCGAGCGGGTGGCGATGATCGGGATCCGCCCCTTCGCCAACTCGCGCCACTACCTGGAGTGGGCCGAGGCGCAGGGGATCCGCCTCACCACCGTGGACGACGTGGAGGCGCACGGCGCGGCCCGCGCTGCCAAGGAGGCCCTCTACACCGCCACCTCCGGCGCCGACGCGCTGTACCTGAGCGTGGACATGGATGCCGCCGACGCGGCCTTCGCCCCCGGCGTGAGCGCCGCCGGGATCGGGGGCCTCACCTCGCGCGAGATGATCACGCTGGTGAAGACCATCGCCGCCGACCCGCGCCTCGTCGGCGCGGACGTCATGGAGACCTCCCCCCCGCACGACCCCGACGGGCGGACGGCGAAGCTTGCGGCCAGGCTGCTGCTGGAGCTGCTGTGA